GGAACGGCGTGCCGTCAGGGCGCTTGTAATGAGTCACATCATGCATCCTGCGGCCAATTAATTCTTCAGATGTCCATCCAAATAACCTTTCCGACTCAGGATTCATGTACGTGACTAGGCCATGAGTATCCACGGTGTACATTCCTTCACCCATGTTGGCCGTAGTTGTCTGGTTAAGTTCCAGTAACCGGCGGGCCTCGGCCTCGCTCCTACGTAGCGACTCCTCCGCCTGCTTACGCTCGGTGATGTCGCGAGTGAAGCAACGGGTATGAATAAATCGGTCTCCTTGCCAATAAACATTGGAATCGATAAGGACGTACTTTATCGAGCCGTCCTTGCACCGCAGTCGCGCCTCATAACTGTGCAGTTCTTCTCTATTGCTGAGACGCCGTAGGAAGTCCTCAATCACGGCCTGGTCTGCGTGGAACTCCGAGATGTGATGGCCTATATACTCCTCGCGGGTATAGCCCAGGAGGTCTACCTCCGCCTGGTTTACCCAGATCACACGGCCATCAGGCCCCACCCAGTGCAGGCCAATGGTAGCGTTTTCAACAAAATCGGTCAGCTCCTGTTCCTTACGCCACAGCGCTTCTTCTGCCCGCCTGCGCTCCGAGATGTCCACCAGCATGTTGATGCCGCCGGTAATTCTGCCTTCGGCATCGCGCAACGGTGTCGGATAATGGGCGAACCAGATGCGCTTCCCGTCCGGCCTCTCCGCAATGGCCTCAGCGCCACGGACAGTTCTCCCCTCCTTTAGCGCAATAGCCATGGGGCACTCGTCGTGGGGCATCGGTCTGCCGTCCGGATAGTAGAGCTTCCAGCTAATACACCACTTATCGCTGCCTAGCTCCGGCACGCGGCCGGAAAATTCCACGGCTGCCGGGCTGAAGTAAGTAAGGCGGCCCTCCGCGTCCGTCGTGTAGATTGCCGCTGGCAGCACATCGAACATCTGGCTAAAGCTGTGCTCGCCTCCAATCAGCGTTTCTTCGACCCCTCTGCGCCCGTTGGTCTTACCCGCCCCATTGCTCCCACGAGCGCCCTTGCCGTCTTTGCTCCGACCGTTGCTGGAATTACGAGGCCCACGGCCCGAAGTTCCAGGGGTGGAAATGGGGGTTGCGTCTACTGAGGACTGTGGGGAATTTTGCGGCAGCTTCTTCGCCCTTGACATTGACTCGACCCCCTAAGCCAATGCCAACTGGCAGCGACAGTAATACTTACACCATCCTCGGCTAATTGGATTACGGTGTCAAGGCGGCCCCTCCGCCGTCCAGCAGCCCTCAGTAATGCCTCGGCGCCTGTATCAGCCGACTCACGTGCTCCCCCTCCATCCTCGCCACAATGTTCAGCGCCATCTGCTTCACGTAGTACTCCAGCACTCGCCGCAGGTGCGTGTTCTTGCGGTAGTCCGCCTCCGCTATCTCGTCCACCCGCTTGGCGTCCCGCAGCGACATGCAGTTCTCGAAAGCGTTCTTGCTGTCCGGATCGTACACCGCCACCGCCTTCCCCCCCAGGCTGGTCACCACCGCAAAACACGGCACGTCTGTCGGCCCATCGCCGATGTACATCATGTTGCTGAACGGCACCCGCTTCTCGTCCTCCGGCAGGTGGTCGTTCACGTCCAGATGGAAGTCCATGTACTCGACTCCCTTGTTTATGCGAAACAAGTACTGCGTCTTGGACGTGTGGCTGACGATGCGCTTGGGCCAGCACACCCGCCCGTCCTTGTCCTCGTCCAGCTCGCATCCAAAGATACGGTCCACGTTCCGCTTCAGGCCGCTGCCATCCAGAATCGCTTGCAGTCCCGACGTTACGACATAGTGCTCCAGCTTGATGCCGTGCTGCTGGAACCTCTCCTCGTTCAGCGTCAGGCTCAGCTCCCGAAACACCTCCGGCACGCCCCGATAAAAATGCAGCTCCTTGCCCAACGCCGACAAGTCCTTGTTGGACATCCGTCGAAACTCCGGTATCTCCAGCAGCAGCCGCATCCACGCCAGCTCCCCCTCATAGGCTTTGGACGCGATCATGTCCGCCGCCTTCCCCCAGAAATCGTTCCTCGCGACGCCCAGCCGCGCGAACAAAACGTCGTCCTGCATCGAAAACGGACTCAGCGTGCGGTCATAGTCATAAACAATGGCGATAACGTTTTGCTGCTGAGGCATCGCTGCCGCCTCTCTAGTGCCTGGCGCTAATTGAGATTTGAGGCGCCGAAAAGTGCTGTTCAGCGCCCAGGAACTTCCTTCTCCCCTGGAGCCTGCCCTGAGCGTAGTCGAAGGGGGAGAAGGCGCAGGTCGAAGACTCGCCGTGGCGAGATGAGGGGTGAAACCCTACCGCCACAATCGATATGGGGGCTTCGAGTTCACTGGCCTCGTCTGGTCCTCTCCCCCCTTGAGGCCTGTCCTGAGCCTGGTTGAAGGAGGGAGACTTAGAGAGGGGGGTTGGGGCGGGGCCCCTGGGGGCTCTGCTACCCATCCCTACGCCCCTTTCGCCGTGACCTTCCTCGGCCCCACCGTCTTCATATACCCCTCATAATTCCGACGCGTCTCCCTCAGGCTGTCCCCCCCGAACTTCTCCAGAAAAGCGTCCGCCACCACCAGCGCCACCATCGCCTCCCCTATCACCCCAGCCGGCGGCACCTGGCACACGTCCGACCGCTCATAATGCGCCTGCACCATCTCCCCGCTGTCCAGGTCCACCGACGGCAGCGGGTTCTTCAGCGTCGATATCGGCTTGATAGCGAACCGCGCCACCAGCGGAGTCCCGCTGGTCATCCCGCCCTCCGTCCCGCCGCCACGATTTGTCTTTCGCTGCCACGGCCTCGACGGGTCCGTCACCGGCTCGATAACATCATGCACCTGCGACCCCTTCATGTTCACCGACTCCCACCCGTCGCCAATCGACACCGCCTTACAGGCGTGTATCGACATCAGCGCCTGAGCTATCCGCCCGTCCAGCTTCCTATCCCACTGCACGTGCGACCCTAGCCCAATAGGCAAATTCTCGCACACCACCTCCACTACTCCCCCCACCGTGTCTCCCGCCTCCTTGGCCTCATCGATGACCTTCATCATCTTGGCCTCCACCGACTCATCGGCGCACCGCACCGGCGACGCCTCCGTCTTGGCCCAATCGATGTTCTGCGGCGCCTTCGCCCATACCCCGCCAATGGATAGCGAGTGGCTGTTTATCGATATATCGAACTGCTCCAGCAGCGCCCTCGCCACCGACCCCGCCGCCACCCGCGCCGCCGTCTCTCGCGCGCTGGCCCGCTCCAGCACGTCGCGAACGTCGTCATAGCCATACTTCATCGTCCCCGCCAGGTCGGCGTGGCCGGGCCGCAGCCGCGTCACCCGCTTAATCTCCTCCTCCACCGCCGACACGCTCATAATCTTGGTCCAGTTGACCCAGTCCTTGTTCTCAATAGTCATGGCGATGGGGCTGCCCAGGGTCTTCCCGTGACGCACGCCGCTTATCACGTGCGCCCAGTCCTTCTCAATCTGCATCCGCCCGCCCCGGCCATACCCCTTCTGCCGACGCGCCATCTGCGCACCGATGTAGTCCTCCGTCAGCGGCACGCCCGCCGGCATTCCATCAACAATCACCGCCAGCCCCTGGCCGTGGGACTCGCCCGCTGTCATAAACCTAATCTTGCTCAGCATCGTCCTACTTTGTTTCGTTGATTTTGTTCATGGTACTCTTCGGACGGTTGTTGCTAGTTGAGATGCCGCCTATCAGGCTAAGCCTTCCTTTTCTCCCTTCTCCCCCTTGATGGGGGAGAACAGAAGAGAGGGTGAAACACTAGCTCCACAATCCTTTATCACTGCCACCTGCCATCATTTCTCCTCTTCTCCCCCCTTGAGGGGGAGAACTAAAGAGGGGGGTCAACCTCAGCACCTTCGCCTAACTCGTCCTTTCCATCAGCGCCTTTCGCGCCGCCTTGAACATCACGTCTACCGGCGCAGGCTTGCCCGTCCACAGCTCAAAGGCCACCGCGCCCTGGTAGATCAGCATCGACAGGCCCCCCAGCACTCGCGCCCCCGACTTCGACGCCTCCTGCATCAGCGGCGTCACGGGTGGATTATACACTAGCTCATATACCACAGCCCCAGACGGTATCTGCTCTCGACTCAGTGCCGACTCCCGCTCCGCTCCCCCGTGCAGCATCCCCATGGTCGTGCACTGCACGATTAAGTCCGCCTGCGACGCCTCCTCCTCCATCTCCTCCCCCGACAGCCCAATAGCCCTCGCCTCTCCCTTCCACCCCTGCTTCAAGTCCTTGACCAGCCGCTTGGCCCTGTCCACCGTCCGATTCGCAATCGCCACCGACGCCATCCCCTCCGACGCCAGCGCCATCACCACCCCTCGCGCCGCGCCGCCCGCCCCCAGAATCAGCACCCGCTTTCCAGCGGCGCTAAACCCCGCCTCCTCCTTCAGCGCGCGGACGAACCCCAGCCCATCGGTGTTGTGCCCGAAAAGCCTCCCGTCCCGCTTCATAATCGTGTTCACCGCCTGCGCCCGCTTGGCCTCCGGTGACAGCTCGTCCACATACTCCATCACCATCTCTTTGTGCGGCACCGTCACGTTAAACCCCAGTATGTTGGACTGTTCCGTCCTCACCTCCGCCACAAACTCCCTCACCCCCGTCATCGGCACTTCCCACGCCTCATACGTCATGTCCAGCCCGTGATGCCGTATCGCCGCATTCTGAAACGCCGGCGACATGGAGTGTTTTATCGGATACCCGATTATTCCCAAGCGTTTTGTCATAGTATGTTTTGATGCTAGGATTAAAGCCGTGAGTTGTCAGCACTAGATACACCCTCTTTCTTCTTTCCTCTCCCTTGATGGGAGAGGATTAAGGTGAGGGTGAAACCCTGCTGACCAGGCCTCATCTTTGCAACCAACTTTACCTCAGCCTTTTCTCCTCTTATCCAGCCACCCCTGCAAAATCACCGCCGCCGCCGCCGCGTCCGACGCCCCCTTCTCCCTCGACGGCTTCCTCCCAATCTCCCTCATGAACCCCTCCGCCTCCAACGTCGAAAACCTTTCATCCCACGTCTCCACCGCCACCGGCGATGCCCCCTCTAGCACCTCCACCAGCACCTGCACCCGCCTCCCCTGCTCCCCCACCTCCCCCCTCGAATCCAAAGGCATACCCACCACAATCCGCTCCGCCTTCAACTCCCTAGCCTTGCTAATAATAATCTCCACATCCCGCTCCAACCCCCTCCGAGTTATAAACCCCGCCGGCGACGCTATCAGTCCCGTCGGATCGCTGACCGCCATCCCAATGCGCCGGTCCCCCACATCCAGCGCCATCACCCGCCCCGGCCCCCTTTGGCTCTGAGCCGTTTCCACAGGCATGGATAATATGAACGCCACGTTGAAACTCTCTCTTCTTTCCTCTCCCTTGATGGGAGAGGATTATTGAACACCTTACTGCATATATGATTGAAATCCCGATGACCATCGGGAAGGTGAGGGTGAAACCCTGGCTCCACGATACTTTATCAAGGGAAACCTGCCGCACTGCGAACTATTCTTTCCTCTGCCGGCATCCCTGTATATGACCTCCAAAGCTGCCAACAAAGCCTATGCCGCACCCTTCAGGGTGCGGTAGGGTACCAACTTATCATCAAACTACGATACGTATGACCACATTCAGTCCTCAGACATCA
This sequence is a window from SAR202 cluster bacterium. Protein-coding genes within it:
- the aroC gene encoding chorismate synthase, which codes for MRFMTAGESHGQGLAVIVDGMPAGVPLTEDYIGAQMARRQKGYGRGGRMQIEKDWAHVISGVRHGKTLGSPIAMTIENKDWVNWTKIMSVSAVEEEIKRVTRLRPGHADLAGTMKYGYDDVRDVLERASARETAARVAAGSVARALLEQFDISINSHSLSIGGVWAKAPQNIDWAKTEASPVRCADESVEAKMMKVIDEAKEAGDTVGGVVEVVCENLPIGLGSHVQWDRKLDGRIAQALMSIHACKAVSIGDGWESVNMKGSQVHDVIEPVTDPSRPWQRKTNRGGGTEGGMTSGTPLVARFAIKPISTLKNPLPSVDLDSGEMVQAHYERSDVCQVPPAGVIGEAMVALVVADAFLEKFGGDSLRETRRNYEGYMKTVGPRKVTAKGA
- a CDS encoding haloacid dehalogenase-like hydrolase; amino-acid sequence: MPQQQNVIAIVYDYDRTLSPFSMQDDVLFARLGVARNDFWGKAADMIASKAYEGELAWMRLLLEIPEFRRMSNKDLSALGKELHFYRGVPEVFRELSLTLNEERFQQHGIKLEHYVVTSGLQAILDGSGLKRNVDRIFGCELDEDKDGRVCWPKRIVSHTSKTQYLFRINKGVEYMDFHLDVNDHLPEDEKRVPFSNMMYIGDGPTDVPCFAVVTSLGGKAVAVYDPDSKNAFENCMSLRDAKRVDEIAEADYRKNTHLRRVLEYYVKQMALNIVARMEGEHVSRLIQAPRHY
- the ruvX gene encoding Holliday junction resolvase RuvX, which produces MAFILSMPVETAQSQRGPGRVMALDVGDRRIGMAVSDPTGLIASPAGFITRRGLERDVEIIISKARELKAERIVVGMPLDSRGEVGEQGRRVQVLVEVLEGASPVAVETWDERFSTLEAEGFMREIGRKPSREKGASDAAAAAVILQGWLDKRRKG
- the aroE gene encoding shikimate dehydrogenase, yielding MTKRLGIIGYPIKHSMSPAFQNAAIRHHGLDMTYEAWEVPMTGVREFVAEVRTEQSNILGFNVTVPHKEMVMEYVDELSPEAKRAQAVNTIMKRDGRLFGHNTDGLGFVRALKEEAGFSAAGKRVLILGAGGAARGVVMALASEGMASVAIANRTVDRAKRLVKDLKQGWKGEARAIGLSGEEMEEEASQADLIVQCTTMGMLHGGAERESALSREQIPSGAVVYELVYNPPVTPLMQEASKSGARVLGGLSMLIYQGAVAFELWTGKPAPVDVMFKAARKALMERTS